In Vibrio fluvialis, the DNA window ATGGCAGGCCACGCTGGCACCGTGCCGGTAGATTTACGCCACGATGCGTTGTGTGGCGCTGCGGAAATGATCATCGCCATCGAGAAGTTTGCGCAGCAAAATGGGATTGTTGCCACCGTTGGTAAATGTGACGTGTTGCCGGGCGCTGTCAATGTGATCCCCGGCGAAACCCGTTTTACGATTGATATTCGCAGCCTGTCTCAACCATCGCTGGAGCAGTGCACGGTTGATCTGCTGAAGCAGTTGACCGACATTGCACACAATCGCAACTTGGTTTTTCACCACGAAAACATCTACCAGGCCGAAGCGGTACTGTGCAACGTTAAGCTTCAGCAACAATGGGCGGATGTGGTCGAAACTGTTACGCAGATCGCGCCACGTTTCCTGCCGAGTGGCGCAGGGCATGACGGGCTGGCAATGACCAAGCTCACCGACATTGGCATGCTGTTTGTGCGCTGCGAGAAAGGGATCAGTCATAATCCGCGAGAACAAGTGATGGAAGCTGATGTGCTGACTGCGCTCAGCTGCTTTATTGAGATGGTCAAACGCTTTCGCTAACAGTTATCATCGGCCAATTAAACTAAAGCCCGGTTTGTAACCGGGCTTCTTCTTTCTGTTTCTATAATAACTCGATGTCATTCATCGTTGTTAGGACGCTGTGGCGGTTTATGGTTCTTCATAAACGTATCGACTTCGGTTTCCGTCAACTGCCCATCATTGTTGGTATCCATGCTGCTGAAATCACGCTGCATGGGTCCCTGAACTTCATCTTGCGTCAATACGCCATCGCCGTTGCTATCCATATCCGAAAAGCTCGGAGGCGGCCCCATGTCCGGACGACCAGAGGGTTGATCTTGTGCCATGGTTGACGTCGACAACAAAGCGCAGCCCAGTAAGGCAAAAAGCGAAACAGATTTCATGTGTTAGTCCTTAATTTATTGAAATATTTTAATGCCGTTCGTTTTATCGAACCCAGCATTGGAGCATCCAACAGAAAAAGGGTTCGTCGATTTACAATGCTTTACATTGCGGTTCAATCTGCCCCATTTGTGTCTCTAAAATAAGAAACAGCAAATAAGAATGTTTTTTATTTGTGTTAAGTGGTAATTCAAAATATATGCACTAGTATTAATATCATCTTCCCGAACAGGAGAAGTAGGTATGTGGTCACCTTGAAGTCTGTCAACTCACGACCTAAAGATCACGCTACTCGCGTACGTATGGTTTCAACATTCATGAAAAATGAACGGCACAAATTGGCAAAGTTCAATCGCCCTCATTGATGTTTTCGGAATGACAAGCAGTGACCATGCGTTAACCCAAATTAACGACGTCAAACCGCTCCATAGGCGATGGAGATTGAGGCTAGAGTGATGAAAAAGAAATACTCCTCTTCAAACTACAGTGAAGGCTTTCTGTTTTTCTACTTTATGCAGTTGTTACCAACCTTCATGATTGTTGCGTTGGTGGTCTTCGCATTGTTAAACCTACCGGAATTATCGCTTTCTGCGATGATTCACCAAGTTTCCTCGGCGAGAAATTAAGTCACTGTTCTGGTCACTTCTTTTCCCCCCCTTTAACCAGCAACCATGGTTAGTCCATAGCCGATAAAAAAGCCACTTAGTTACCTAGGTGGCTTTTACTTATGTTCGTCTTTTTAATTAATTGAGTGCGGACAATGCCCGCTTAAGCTGCTGGCGCTCTTCGTCCGTCATCTGGGTTTTGTTGAGAAACGGCATATCACCGCTGTCTACGGCGCGGGCAATAATGCGAGATTTCCAGCGGTCAATGTCTTGCCAACTGTCAAACACCGCGCCACTCGGCGCCACTTTGAATACATCATCTGTTGGCGTGGCGCTGTGACACTGGCTGCACCGCTGCTCAATGATCTGCTGCGCAATGTGTTGCTCCGCATTGAGCGAGGCCGTGACCGTCGCGCTGGCAGGCGCAGCTTCACGGGGAAGTGATTTCGCCATGTGCATCTGTTCGGTCGCTTGCCAGCTAATCACGATGGCCAGAGCAAACATCGCGGCCGCACCGGAAAACATCACGAACGGTTTTTTCTCACCGGAATGCTTGAGGTTGAAGTAGTGACGGATGTAAGCACTGATCACCAGAATCAGCATCCCCACCAACCAGCTGTGCGCATGTTGATACACCATCGGGTAATGGTTGCTGATCATCAGGAAAATCACCGGCAGTGTGAAGTAGTTATTGTGAATCGAGCGGCGTTTGCCTTCCAGGCCGGGCGCAGGATCGACCGGTTCACCCGCAGCCACCTGCGCCACCATTTTGCGCTGACCCGGAATAATCTTATGGAAGACGTTATTGACCATAATGGAGCCAATTAATGCCCCCATATGGATGAACGCGCCGCGGCCGCTGAACAGGTGCGTAAATCCATAGAAAAACAGAGCGCCAAAGGCGATTAACGCGCCACTGAACAACAGCGTGTTGCGGCCAAGCGGAGAGCGCATCAAGCCCTCATACCCCACGACGCCAAGCAAAATACCGCCCACACCCACGCCAACTGCTTGCAGCGAGGTGAGTTCCATCACACGTGGGTCGACCAGATACGCTTGCGCGTTGAAGTAATACATCCAAATCAGCAATGCCGAACCCGTCAGCCAGGTCGAATAGGCTTCCCATTTAAACCAATGCAGTTTCTCCGGCATTTTTTCCGGGCCAACCTGATATTTGGCCACTTCGTAAAAACCGCCACCGTGTACAGCCCAAAGATCGCCTTTAATACCTTTGTCTTTTTTCCATTGCGGCGGGGTTTCTAAGCTGTTGTCCAGCCAAGTGAAATAAAAGCTCGCACCAATCCATGCGATGCCACAAATTACATGAAACCATTTGATGAATAACGCAAACCATTCGTAGAGTTGTGGCCACATAACAACATATCCTTTTGATAGACTAATTTTCCATGAACGTAAGTTCTCTCGATCACTCGCTCATCGCCAAGGGTGATAAGGGCGAAAAGCTGCTCAGACAAATCCTGACAACGCAATGTGCGCTGCTTGAGCATCGGAAATGCAGTGAGATCGAGTTCGATAAAGTCGGCTTCAGTGCCGATGTTAAAATTCCCAATCAGGTGATCGAGTTCCATTGAAGCGGCGGCGCCTTGAGTGCAGAGGTAGAGCGATTCAAACGCATCCAGGCTGACGCCTTGTAACTGACAGATTTTGTAGGCATCGGCCTGATTGCGCAGCAGGCTCAAACTGGTTCCACCACCCACATCGCTGGCAATCGACACCGGAATGCCGGCGTCTTTCGCTTTGTCATACGGAAACAGCCCGCTGCCGAGAAAGAGGTTGGAAGACGGGCAGAAGGCGATGGACGCGCCGCTACTGGCCAGCGTTTGTTGTTCACGCTCGCTCAGATGAATCGCATGGCCAAACAGCGCACGGTCGCGCACCAGATGATTACGTTCATACACCCCCAAATAATCATCATCATGCGGATAGAGCTCTTTCACCCACGCCACTTCGTTGATGTTTTCGCTCAAGTGAGTCTGAATGAAGGTGTCCGGATGCTCATCGGCCAACTGTCCGGCTTTTGCCAACTGTTGCGGCGTGCTGGTTGGCGCAAAACGCGGCGTAATTGCGTACAGGGCGCGGCCCTGATTGTGCCAGCGTTCGATCAGCGCTTTGCTGTCGCGATACGACGATTCAGGCGTGTCTTGCAGCTCGTCAGGACAGAAGCGATCCATCATCACTTTTCCGCAAACCATGCGCGCGTCGTATTGCTCGGCCGCTTCAAAAAAGGCGTCGACCGACTGAGGATGCACCGTCGCGTAAACGCTCGCCGTTGTCGTCCCATGCGCAAACAATTGTTGCAGGAAAAATTGCGCCTGAACTTTTGCATAGTCGTAGTTGGAAAAGCGCAGTTCGGTCGGGAACGTGTAGGTGTTGAGCCAGTCGAGCAATTGTTTGCCGTAGCTGGCGATGATTTCGACTTGCGGAAAATGCACGTGTGAATCAATCATGCCGGGGATCAACAACCCACGGTGCTGGACCACGTTGCCCTGTATCAGCAACGCTTTATTGGCCGACACAGCGAAGAACGCTTTCGCATCCCCCACATGCTGTATACGACCATGTTCAATGACTAAAACACCGTCGTTCCAGTATTCATAGTTGTCTTTTGGTGACAATGTCACTTTAGGGAAGTGCAGAATGCTTCCCCGGTGAACTTGCCATGCTGAATTGTCTTTCACCATATTAACTGCCTCGGTAACTCGAGTAGGAATAAGGCGAGAGCAGCAATGGAATGTGATAGTTACGCGTTTCACCCACCGTGAAATGAACGTCGATCATCGGGAAAAATGCCTGTCCAAATTGCGCCTCACAGTAGGGTTGTACCAAAAATCGTAGGGTGTAGTTGTGCGTATCGAGTGAGACCTCGGAAAATTTGACTCGACCATCCTGGTCGGTTTGCGCTTCAGCAAGGCACTCAAAACTGCCCAAGCGAAACAGCTTGACGGTAATGTCTGCGGCCGGGCGGCCATTGGCCGTGTCGAGTACATGACAACTTAATTGATTCATATATACGCTTCCATTCTGATATGACTGATTTTTTGTTGTTCAATTGCAGCTTGTTGCAGCTCTTGTTGGTAAGTTCGGTGAATGCGCGCCTTAAGCAGGCCCAGCATGTCGTCGGCACTTTTGTTGGTGGCGCAGACAATGAAAATAAAACCAAACTTCGCGCGGTATTGTTGATTCAACACCAACAGTTCTTGCAGCGTTTCGTTGGACGCGAGCTGAACCTGACCTTGTTCTTTAGCACTCAGCGCTTTACCCTGCGCGTATTTCTTCTCAAGACTGGCCATGTCGCCGATCATCGGGTGTCCGGCAAAGGCTTCCAGCCAATCGGCTTCATCAAGCTGGGCAAACGCGGCATCTGCGGCATTCTTCAATACCGCGGCCGACTCAAACGGCATGGCAGCTTGCATGAGTTGCTGCCAACGTCTGCTGGTACAAATTTGTGCCAGCTGTTCTTCACTCAAATCGAGTTGATTCAGGGTGGAGTTCATTCGTGCGTTTCCTTAAGTGATTTGCGGGCTTGGTTGGCCTGCTGCCACTGCGCATCACCGGATGATGGCGTTGGTGTTTGAAGGGCGAACAGGCCAATCAATTGCGCGGCGACAGACACTGCCACTTGCATCGGCAACTTTCCTTGCACATCCGGGTGGCCGATCGGGCAGGTCAGGGCATCAATCCATGCCGGATTGCTCAGCTGTTCTTTGAGACGAAACTCAAAACGCTGGCGCTTGCCTTGCGAACCAATTAGACCCACAAACGCAAAGCGCCGAGCTTCTAACGCAGACAGCGTCAGTTCGAAATCCAGCGCGTGATCTTGGGTCATGATGATGAGATAGGCGTTATCGTTCAGGCTGATCATCGCCTGACGCGGGTCGTCGCAATGGTGTGTTTCGACACCAAGTTGAGCGAGCGGCGTGAGCCACTCAGCACGGTTATCCACCACTTTTACGTGACACGGTAACTCCGAAAGTACACGCGTCAACGCCTGACACACGTGGCCTGCGCCGAAGATAACCACTTGCGGCGTTTGCGTTTGAAAGTACTCAAACATCACTTGCACCGCGCCACCACAACATTGCGCCAAATCCGCCGCGAGAGAAAAGCGTTCAATCGTGACGTCGCTGTGCTTGGCTTTGAGATGTTCACGCGCCTGCGCAATGACTTGAAACTCCAGATTGCCACCGCCTAGCGTGTCAAACTGCGCTGTCTCCGTGATCACCATCTTGGCACCGCTGGCACGAGGTACAGATCCGACATAAGCGACAACCGTTGCGATGCAGTACGCTTCGCCGCGCTGCTCGAGCTGCTGACACGCCGCCAGCCAATTGAGGCCCGGACTTGCCAGAAAGGCGTTATGAGAGAATGACATCGGCGTTCTCCTTCACTGGATGGCTTTCAAGCCACCGCTGTTGATGCTCACAGGCGCTCAAAATCATTTCGCCTGTTGCCGGCGCATGCAGGTGCGGCGCGCAGCGATGCTCAGAAATGGACGCCACTGCATCGTAAATGGCACACCAAACGCTGATGGCATGCATAAACGGCGGCTCACCAACGGCTTTCGAGCGATAAATGCTGTGCTCCGGATTGGCTTTGTCATACAACGCAATCTGCATCTGTTTTGGATAATCGCCAATGGTCGGAATTTTGTAATTCATCGGGCTGTTGCTGAGCAGGCGACCGTCTTTGGCCCACACCAATTCTTCGGTTGTCAGCCAACCCAATCCCTGAATAAACGCGCCTTCGATCTGGCCGCGGTCAATTGCCGGGTTAAGGCTGCTACCCACATCATGCAGAATATCCACGCGATCCACGCGCAGTTCGCCCGTCAACGTATCAATGGTGACTTCTGAGCAAGAGGCGCCGAGCGAGAAGTAGAAGAACGGACGACCGGTCGCGGTGGCGCGGTCGTAACCGATTTTCGGTGTTTGATAAAAGCCACTGGCCGAGAGCGACACGCGATGCATGTAGGCCTGTTGCACCAGCTCCGCCCAAGAAACAGGGTTCGCGGCACCGACTAAAGTGTCGTTGACGATATCCAGGTTATCGCAGTGATAATGTTCGCGAGCAAACGCCAGTAAACGTTCCTTGATGGTCATGACCGCGTTGTGAGCAGCCATCCCATTGAGATCGGCGCCTGAAGAGGCGGCGGTTGGCGAGGTGTTTGGCACTTTGTCGGTGCGCGTTGACGTGACGAGGACTTTATCAAGCGATATGCCCATCGACTGCGCCACAATCTGCTGAACTTTGGTGTGCAGACCTTGGCCCATTTCCGTCCCGCCGTGCGACACCTGCAACGTGCCATCGGTGTAGATGTGAATCAGCGCGCCCGCTTGGTTGAGGTGAGTAGCGGTAAACGCGATACCGAACTTGATGGGGGTAAGCGCCAGACCTTTTTTCAGCACCGGATTGCGCATGTTCCACTGTTCGATTTCTAAGCGGCGCGCGCGGTAGTCAGCATCAGCTTCTAACTGCTCGATGATGCCGCGCATCTCGTCATACTGCTCCACTTCCATCCCGTATGGCGTGATGTTCTTGCCCGCGCGATACAGGTTGTTCAGGCGCACATCCAGTGCATCGAGTCCGGTGGCTAGCGCCAGATCCTGCATCGCTTTTTCAATCACGATCATGCCTTGTGGGCCCCCAAAGCCTCGAAACGCAGTGTGAGAGACCATATCGGTTTTAAGACGATTGCCAACCACCGTGGCCTTGCCGAGGGAATAAGCATTGTCGGCATGGAACATCGCGCGATCGACAATGGCATCCGAAAGATCCGGCGAGTGACCACAGATGCCGTTTACTTCGATACTGGCGGCTTGGATCACACCTTGTTTATCCGCCGCGAGTTGATAACGGTTATAGAAGGGGTGGCGTTTACCCGTCGCCGTCATATCCACGGCGCGTGGCAAACGCATTTTTACCGCACGTTTAGTGTAGAACGCCCCCAGCGCCGCCATACATGCCCACTGCGCAGCCTGGCTCTCTTTACCGCCAAATCCGCCGCCCATGCGGCGCATATCGACGGTGACGCGGTTAAAATCAACTGCCAGCACTTCGGCAACCAGCTTTTGAACTTCCGACGGGTTTTGGGTTGAAGAGCGCAGAAAGATGCCGCCATCTTCCGTGAGTTCAGCAAGGCTCGCTTGGCCTTCCAGATAAAAGTGCTCCTGACCGCCCACATGCAGGTCGCCATCAAGATGAATGTCGGCTTGGTCGAACAACGTCGCATCGGGATTCGGGCCCATTTGATGGCGAGCCAACAAAGGTTCGTTAAGGCTCGCTTCGGCATAACTTAGAGTGACATTGTCACTTTTTGTGTATTCGACGTTCGCCAGACGAGCCGCTTTCCAGGCAAGTTCATGACTGGTGGCCAGCACCAAAGCGATGGGTTGACCGAAATAGCGAATCTCGCCGTTCAGCATCAGCAACGGGTCACCTTTAAAGATGGTCCCGATGTCTTTTTCGCCCGGAATATCGTCCGCCGTGAGCACACGAACGACACCGTCAGCCTGACTGACCGCGCTCAGATCCACCGATCTGACTTGGCCCTTTGCAATCGCGCTGGTAACGACGGCAGCGTGCAAACAACCGCGTGGCGTGGCGTAGTCATCCAGAAACTGCGCTTCACCACTGACTTGTTTTTCAGCACTTTCGTGCTTGTGAGAACGCCCAACCACCTGGAACGCGGTATGCGGCTGCGTGTGTGAGGATTCAATCGACGTTAACTTACGCATGTTGCACCAACCTTGTTTCAACGTGTTGCGATTCAAGATAAAAGCGTTGCAGCAGGTTTTGTACCAACTTCACCCGATAGTCAGCACTGCCGCGTACATCGCTCAGCGGCTTAATCAATGTTGGCACTAACGCTTTCGCTGCATTTACGATGGGCAGTGTCAACGGACGACCGACAAACACTTTTTCCAGCTCATGCAATCGCACTGATTTCGCTGCGACGCCGCCTGCTGAAATAATGCAGTTCTTGATACGACCATCGGTGGCAATGGTCATATTGATGCCCAGAGTCACGGTCGCAATGTCGTCTTCGTAACGCTTACTGATTTTGTAGATCGCATGATGCTGATTCGGTGCTAAACGCGGCAGCTGAATCGCGCTGATCCATTGATTGGGTTTCAATACCGTTTCACGATAGCCGGTAATGTAATCTTCGGGTGCAAACAGAATGCGGGTTTCACCATCATCGACTTCGATACGACCGTTGAGGCTAATTAGAAGCGGGGCGATATCGCCAATTGGCGAGGCATGACCAAGGCTGCCACCGAGCGTTGCGCGGTGACGAATGGTTAAACTGCCCAAGCGTTCAATAACTTCATCTGCCGTTGGGAAATGCGCTTTGGCGAACTCGTGAACCTGATTCATCGGCACCGCAGCGCCAATTCGCCAGCCTGACGTGGTTTCAGAAATCCCCAGCAGATCATCCACATGAGAAATATCGATGAGCTGAGGCAGCGATTTCATTTGTTGGGTCACTTCGAGCGATAAATCGGTCCCGCCCGCGATAATTTTGGCATCCGGCATGGCGGCTATCGCTTCGGCTAACGCTTGACGGTTAGCAGGACGCGCATAATGCGGCTCACTGCTTTCGGCAACAGAGCCGAGCCAGAATTTCACCGTGTCGTCATGACGACTGAGTGGGTCGTCGATTTGGCTATGAGCAATGGTGTTGGCGGCGTCAATCAGCGGGCCATAGCCTGTGCAGCGGCATAAATTTCCGGCGAGAAAGTCACTGGGTTTTTCTGGT includes these proteins:
- a CDS encoding EF-hand domain-containing protein; amino-acid sequence: MKSVSLFALLGCALLSTSTMAQDQPSGRPDMGPPPSFSDMDSNGDGVLTQDEVQGPMQRDFSSMDTNNDGQLTETEVDTFMKNHKPPQRPNNDE
- a CDS encoding urate hydroxylase PuuD; protein product: MWPQLYEWFALFIKWFHVICGIAWIGASFYFTWLDNSLETPPQWKKDKGIKGDLWAVHGGGFYEVAKYQVGPEKMPEKLHWFKWEAYSTWLTGSALLIWMYYFNAQAYLVDPRVMELTSLQAVGVGVGGILLGVVGYEGLMRSPLGRNTLLFSGALIAFGALFFYGFTHLFSGRGAFIHMGALIGSIMVNNVFHKIIPGQRKMVAQVAAGEPVDPAPGLEGKRRSIHNNYFTLPVIFLMISNHYPMVYQHAHSWLVGMLILVISAYIRHYFNLKHSGEKKPFVMFSGAAAMFALAIVISWQATEQMHMAKSLPREAAPASATVTASLNAEQHIAQQIIEQRCSQCHSATPTDDVFKVAPSGAVFDSWQDIDRWKSRIIARAVDSGDMPFLNKTQMTDEERQQLKRALSALN
- the guaD gene encoding guanine deaminase, with the protein product MVKDNSAWQVHRGSILHFPKVTLSPKDNYEYWNDGVLVIEHGRIQHVGDAKAFFAVSANKALLIQGNVVQHRGLLIPGMIDSHVHFPQVEIIASYGKQLLDWLNTYTFPTELRFSNYDYAKVQAQFFLQQLFAHGTTTASVYATVHPQSVDAFFEAAEQYDARMVCGKVMMDRFCPDELQDTPESSYRDSKALIERWHNQGRALYAITPRFAPTSTPQQLAKAGQLADEHPDTFIQTHLSENINEVAWVKELYPHDDDYLGVYERNHLVRDRALFGHAIHLSEREQQTLASSGASIAFCPSSNLFLGSGLFPYDKAKDAGIPVSIASDVGGGTSLSLLRNQADAYKICQLQGVSLDAFESLYLCTQGAAASMELDHLIGNFNIGTEADFIELDLTAFPMLKQRTLRCQDLSEQLFALITLGDERVIERTYVHGKLVYQKDMLLCGHNSTNGLRYSSNGFM
- the uraH gene encoding hydroxyisourate hydrolase translates to MNQLSCHVLDTANGRPAADITVKLFRLGSFECLAEAQTDQDGRVKFSEVSLDTHNYTLRFLVQPYCEAQFGQAFFPMIDVHFTVGETRNYHIPLLLSPYSYSSYRGS
- a CDS encoding 2-oxo-4-hydroxy-4-carboxy-5-ureidoimidazoline decarboxylase, with amino-acid sequence MNSTLNQLDLSEEQLAQICTSRRWQQLMQAAMPFESAAVLKNAADAAFAQLDEADWLEAFAGHPMIGDMASLEKKYAQGKALSAKEQGQVQLASNETLQELLVLNQQYRAKFGFIFIVCATNKSADDMLGLLKARIHRTYQQELQQAAIEQQKISHIRMEAYI
- the xdhC gene encoding xanthine dehydrogenase accessory protein XdhC, producing MSFSHNAFLASPGLNWLAACQQLEQRGEAYCIATVVAYVGSVPRASGAKMVITETAQFDTLGGGNLEFQVIAQAREHLKAKHSDVTIERFSLAADLAQCCGGAVQVMFEYFQTQTPQVVIFGAGHVCQALTRVLSELPCHVKVVDNRAEWLTPLAQLGVETHHCDDPRQAMISLNDNAYLIIMTQDHALDFELTLSALEARRFAFVGLIGSQGKRQRFEFRLKEQLSNPAWIDALTCPIGHPDVQGKLPMQVAVSVAAQLIGLFALQTPTPSSGDAQWQQANQARKSLKETHE
- the xdhB gene encoding xanthine dehydrogenase molybdopterin binding subunit, producing MRKLTSIESSHTQPHTAFQVVGRSHKHESAEKQVSGEAQFLDDYATPRGCLHAAVVTSAIAKGQVRSVDLSAVSQADGVVRVLTADDIPGEKDIGTIFKGDPLLMLNGEIRYFGQPIALVLATSHELAWKAARLANVEYTKSDNVTLSYAEASLNEPLLARHQMGPNPDATLFDQADIHLDGDLHVGGQEHFYLEGQASLAELTEDGGIFLRSSTQNPSEVQKLVAEVLAVDFNRVTVDMRRMGGGFGGKESQAAQWACMAALGAFYTKRAVKMRLPRAVDMTATGKRHPFYNRYQLAADKQGVIQAASIEVNGICGHSPDLSDAIVDRAMFHADNAYSLGKATVVGNRLKTDMVSHTAFRGFGGPQGMIVIEKAMQDLALATGLDALDVRLNNLYRAGKNITPYGMEVEQYDEMRGIIEQLEADADYRARRLEIEQWNMRNPVLKKGLALTPIKFGIAFTATHLNQAGALIHIYTDGTLQVSHGGTEMGQGLHTKVQQIVAQSMGISLDKVLVTSTRTDKVPNTSPTAASSGADLNGMAAHNAVMTIKERLLAFAREHYHCDNLDIVNDTLVGAANPVSWAELVQQAYMHRVSLSASGFYQTPKIGYDRATATGRPFFYFSLGASCSEVTIDTLTGELRVDRVDILHDVGSSLNPAIDRGQIEGAFIQGLGWLTTEELVWAKDGRLLSNSPMNYKIPTIGDYPKQMQIALYDKANPEHSIYRSKAVGEPPFMHAISVWCAIYDAVASISEHRCAPHLHAPATGEMILSACEHQQRWLESHPVKENADVILS
- the xdhA gene encoding xanthine dehydrogenase small subunit — its product is MLELMINSEVIRVESAKADSMLLNYLREQKQMTGSKEGCASGDCGACTVVMVDLDESEHLRYRQINACITPIHALHGKQIITVEHLKQGDTLHPVQQMVVDKHGTQCGFCTPGIVMSLYALSKQETAPEKPSDFLAGNLCRCTGYGPLIDAANTIAHSQIDDPLSRHDDTVKFWLGSVAESSEPHYARPANRQALAEAIAAMPDAKIIAGGTDLSLEVTQQMKSLPQLIDISHVDDLLGISETTSGWRIGAAVPMNQVHEFAKAHFPTADEVIERLGSLTIRHRATLGGSLGHASPIGDIAPLLISLNGRIEVDDGETRILFAPEDYITGYRETVLKPNQWISAIQLPRLAPNQHHAIYKISKRYEDDIATVTLGINMTIATDGRIKNCIISAGGVAAKSVRLHELEKVFVGRPLTLPIVNAAKALVPTLIKPLSDVRGSADYRVKLVQNLLQRFYLESQHVETRLVQHA